A stretch of Gopherus evgoodei ecotype Sinaloan lineage chromosome 12, rGopEvg1_v1.p, whole genome shotgun sequence DNA encodes these proteins:
- the PDCD2L gene encoding programmed cell death protein 2-like isoform X2 translates to MIYPSCGICGTTLMHIVQLYCPLEGSLFHRVINVFACAMKGCWGKSESWKVLRSQYLQMQGKETQDCKLKQKQENNFATKDWCDGADDWGICDETEYPVQTTNHLLGLNTVSSSSLSRATECASQFQGLSLSETTEISDSLHRPVPCGDGIVMPTSCPRFQSYYISVVDEEDYTDYLDTEHAHKLLKEYQQREGVDLELLMSESFVGEDDNEKYEKSEVKNRDHVFHKFMKRISACHEQILRYSWGGQPLFITRPSSNINKMVPVCNSCGSNKVFEFQLMPALVSMLKSVDADLSVEFGTVIVYTCERSCWPANRQNPLEEFIFIQEDPDQQLFK, encoded by the exons ATGATTTATCCTTCTTGTGGGATCTGCGGTACCACACTGATGCACATAGTGCAGCTATATTGCCCCCTTGAAGGCTCACTATTCCACCGTGTCATTAATGTATTTGCTTGTGCCATGAAAGGCTGCTGGGGAAAATCAGAAAG TTGGAAAGTGTTACGCTCCCAGTATTTGCAGATGCAAGGAAAAGAAACACAAGATTGCAAATTAAAGCAG AAACAAGAGAATAACTTTGCAACAAAGGATTGGTGTGATGGAGCAGATGACTGGGGAATTTGTGATGAAACAGAATACCCTGTGCAAACCACCAATCACTTACTTGGCTTAAACACAGTGAGCAGTTCCTCCTTGTCCAGAGCCACAGAGTGTGCATCCCAGTTTCAAGGACTTAGCCTGTCAGAAACTACAGAAATCTCTGATTCCTTACATAGGCCAGTTCCATGTGGAGATGGGATAGTAATGCCTACCTCTTGTCCCAGATTCCAGTCCTACTATATCAGTGTTGTGGATGAGGAAGACTACACTGACTACCTTGATACAGAACATGCACACAAACTTTTAAaggaatatcaacagagggaggGCGTTGATTTGGAATTGTTGATGTCAGAAAG TTTTGTAGGTGAAGATGACAATGAGAAGTATGAAAAGAGTGAAGTCAAAAATAGGGACCATGTGTTCCATAAATTTATGAAGAGAATTTCTGCCTGTCATGAACAAATTCTAAG ATACTCCTGGGGTGGCCAGCCTTTATTTATAACACGTCCTTCATCTAACATTAATAAAATGGTTCCAGTCTGCAACAGCTGTGGAAGTAACAAAGTCTTTGAATTTCAACTTATGCCAGCACTGGTCAGCATGCTGAAGAGTGTTGATGCAG ATCTATCAGTGGAATTTGGAACAGTTATAGTTTACACGTGTGAAAGAAGCTGTTGGCCAGCTAATCGTCAGAATCCCTTGGAggaatttatttttatacaaGAAGATCCAGATCagcaattatttaaataa
- the PDCD2L gene encoding programmed cell death protein 2-like isoform X1 has protein sequence MAASARCAPEPRVLLGLRDAAIPDPARDSLQPPPWATSTLGGSPNCVPSVTMIYPSCGICGTTLMHIVQLYCPLEGSLFHRVINVFACAMKGCWGKSESWKVLRSQYLQMQGKETQDCKLKQKQENNFATKDWCDGADDWGICDETEYPVQTTNHLLGLNTVSSSSLSRATECASQFQGLSLSETTEISDSLHRPVPCGDGIVMPTSCPRFQSYYISVVDEEDYTDYLDTEHAHKLLKEYQQREGVDLELLMSESFVGEDDNEKYEKSEVKNRDHVFHKFMKRISACHEQILRYSWGGQPLFITRPSSNINKMVPVCNSCGSNKVFEFQLMPALVSMLKSVDADLSVEFGTVIVYTCERSCWPANRQNPLEEFIFIQEDPDQQLFK, from the exons ATGGCCGCCTCTGCTCGCTGCGCTCCGGAGCCCCGCGTGCTGCTGGGTCTGCGCGACGCCGCCATCCCGGACCCCGCCCGGGACAGCCTGCAGCCGCCGCCCTGGGCCACCAGCACGCTGGGCGGCTCCCCG AATTGTGTCCCTTCGGTAACCATGATTTATCCTTCTTGTGGGATCTGCGGTACCACACTGATGCACATAGTGCAGCTATATTGCCCCCTTGAAGGCTCACTATTCCACCGTGTCATTAATGTATTTGCTTGTGCCATGAAAGGCTGCTGGGGAAAATCAGAAAG TTGGAAAGTGTTACGCTCCCAGTATTTGCAGATGCAAGGAAAAGAAACACAAGATTGCAAATTAAAGCAG AAACAAGAGAATAACTTTGCAACAAAGGATTGGTGTGATGGAGCAGATGACTGGGGAATTTGTGATGAAACAGAATACCCTGTGCAAACCACCAATCACTTACTTGGCTTAAACACAGTGAGCAGTTCCTCCTTGTCCAGAGCCACAGAGTGTGCATCCCAGTTTCAAGGACTTAGCCTGTCAGAAACTACAGAAATCTCTGATTCCTTACATAGGCCAGTTCCATGTGGAGATGGGATAGTAATGCCTACCTCTTGTCCCAGATTCCAGTCCTACTATATCAGTGTTGTGGATGAGGAAGACTACACTGACTACCTTGATACAGAACATGCACACAAACTTTTAAaggaatatcaacagagggaggGCGTTGATTTGGAATTGTTGATGTCAGAAAG TTTTGTAGGTGAAGATGACAATGAGAAGTATGAAAAGAGTGAAGTCAAAAATAGGGACCATGTGTTCCATAAATTTATGAAGAGAATTTCTGCCTGTCATGAACAAATTCTAAG ATACTCCTGGGGTGGCCAGCCTTTATTTATAACACGTCCTTCATCTAACATTAATAAAATGGTTCCAGTCTGCAACAGCTGTGGAAGTAACAAAGTCTTTGAATTTCAACTTATGCCAGCACTGGTCAGCATGCTGAAGAGTGTTGATGCAG ATCTATCAGTGGAATTTGGAACAGTTATAGTTTACACGTGTGAAAGAAGCTGTTGGCCAGCTAATCGTCAGAATCCCTTGGAggaatttatttttatacaaGAAGATCCAGATCagcaattatttaaataa